The Branchiostoma floridae strain S238N-H82 chromosome 8, Bfl_VNyyK, whole genome shotgun sequence genome has a segment encoding these proteins:
- the LOC118421796 gene encoding major facilitator superfamily domain-containing protein 6-like produces the protein MIIVLFAVLLLGACDGASGTFLFLHLKNLGASQTVLGTYLFVKKASEIPAYVISGSIIRKLGHEVVLGVGFVVFGLRFLLYSFVSNPWWAVAIDTLNGYQAVTWAATTSYASISAQDELQTVAQAIVTTTFCALGDPLGDLVGGQVFDRFGAVVLFRAFAVSCLIGFILFYLLYICFGSKKNSGENMLTDSG, from the exons ATGATCATTGTCCTGTTTGCCGTTCTTCTACTTGGTGCCTGTGATGGCGCGAGCGGAACGTTCCTGTTCCTCCATCTGAAAAACCTGGGCGCCAGCcagactgtccttggtacttacCTGTTCGTCAAAAAGGCGTCAGAGATTCCGGCTTACGTTATTTCCGGCTCTATCATAAGGAAGCTCGGACACGAAGTGGTGCTAGGTGTCGGGTTCGTAGTTTTCGGGCTCAGGTTCCTACTGTACTCGTTTGTAAGTAATCCGTGGTGGGCAGTAGCAATAGATACACTCAACGGCTACCAAGCGGTCACGTGGGCAGCCACGACGTCATACGCCAGCATCTCTGCCCAGGATGAACTACAGACAGTCGCTCAAGCGATTGTAACGACAACTTTTTGCGCACttg GGGACCCTTTGGGCGACCTGGTCGGCGGCCAAGTATTCGACCGGTTTGGCGCCGTGGTGCTTTTCAGGGCCTTCGCCGTTTCCTGTCTGATCGGATTCATCCTGTTCTACCTGCTGTACATTTGTTTTGGGAGCAAAAAGAACTCAGGTGAGAACATGCTGACGGACAGTGGCTAA
- the LOC118421346 gene encoding uncharacterized protein LOC118421346 isoform X3, with protein sequence MSSSNSYISSLEPNDRTRYFEKLMVSVEDAGDSSNPEVTGSAVTGDGVRLPDPYSLTGWKDDLSLWPDTDYGCIYTYLIEAPGPFNGEAMKAYKSLEAYNLFISGHVRECRYHPIGKNVKVCFLKAKVVPGQRVTETPHNPWVCLTKKEGYVMAAHCTCMAG encoded by the exons ATGAGTTCTTCAAACAGCTACATTAGCTCTTTGGAGCCTAATGACCGAACCAGGTATTTTGAGAAATTAATGGTAAGTGTCGAAGACGCCGGCGATagttcaaacccggaagtgactggttcggcggtgactggtgacggtgtacgcctacctgacccatacagtctgacag GTTGGAAGGATGATTTGAGCCTCTGGCCAGATACGGACTATGGGTGCATCTACACCTACCTAATCGAGGCTCCAGGTCCGTTTAACGGAGAAGCCATGAAAGCCTATAAATCCCTGGAGGCGTACAATCTCTTTATAAGTGGCCATGTGAGGGAGTGCAGGTACCACCCTAttggaaaaaatgtgaaggtctgcttccttaaggccaaggttgtgccag gacagaGAGTAACAGAGACTCCTCACAACCCATGGgtgtgtttgaccaaaaaagagggTTATGTCATGgcagctcactgcacttgtatggcagg GTAA
- the LOC118421346 gene encoding uncharacterized protein LOC118421346 isoform X2 → MSSSNSYISSLEPNDRTRYFEKLMVSVEDAGDSSNPEVTGSAVTGDGVRLPDPYSLTGWKDDLSLWPDTDYGCIYTYLIEAPGPFNGEAMKAYKSLEAYNLFISGHVRECRYHPIGKNVKVCFLKAKVVPGQRVTETPHNPWVCLTKKEGYVMAAHCTCMAGEERPCSL, encoded by the exons ATGAGTTCTTCAAACAGCTACATTAGCTCTTTGGAGCCTAATGACCGAACCAGGTATTTTGAGAAATTAATGGTAAGTGTCGAAGACGCCGGCGATagttcaaacccggaagtgactggttcggcggtgactggtgacggtgtacgcctacctgacccatacagtctgacag GTTGGAAGGATGATTTGAGCCTCTGGCCAGATACGGACTATGGGTGCATCTACACCTACCTAATCGAGGCTCCAGGTCCGTTTAACGGAGAAGCCATGAAAGCCTATAAATCCCTGGAGGCGTACAATCTCTTTATAAGTGGCCATGTGAGGGAGTGCAGGTACCACCCTAttggaaaaaatgtgaaggtctgcttccttaaggccaaggttgtgccag gacagaGAGTAACAGAGACTCCTCACAACCCATGGgtgtgtttgaccaaaaaagagggTTATGTCATGgcagctcactgcacttgtatggcagg ggaggagcgaccatgcagttt GTAA
- the LOC118421346 gene encoding uncharacterized protein LOC118421346 isoform X1, translated as MSSSNSYISSLEPNDRTRYFEKLMVSVEDAGDSSNPEVTGSAVTGDGVRLPDPYSLTGWKDDLSLWPDTDYGCIYTYLIEAPGPFNGEAMKAYKSLEAYNLFISGHVRECRYHPIGKNVKVCFLKAKVVPGQRVTETPHNPWVCLTKKEGYVMAAHCTCMAGLGEVCSHVAALLFAVEASRSLQEKRTSCTSRKAVWNKYYKDKVCSYLGIIIE; from the exons ATGAGTTCTTCAAACAGCTACATTAGCTCTTTGGAGCCTAATGACCGAACCAGGTATTTTGAGAAATTAATGGTAAGTGTCGAAGACGCCGGCGATagttcaaacccggaagtgactggttcggcggtgactggtgacggtgtacgcctacctgacccatacagtctgacag GTTGGAAGGATGATTTGAGCCTCTGGCCAGATACGGACTATGGGTGCATCTACACCTACCTAATCGAGGCTCCAGGTCCGTTTAACGGAGAAGCCATGAAAGCCTATAAATCCCTGGAGGCGTACAATCTCTTTATAAGTGGCCATGTGAGGGAGTGCAGGTACCACCCTAttggaaaaaatgtgaaggtctgcttccttaaggccaaggttgtgccag gacagaGAGTAACAGAGACTCCTCACAACCCATGGgtgtgtttgaccaaaaaagagggTTATGTCATGgcagctcactgcacttgtatggcagg ATTGGGAGAGGTCTGCAGCCATGTGGCTGCACTGCTGTTCGCAGTGGAGGCCTCCAGGTCTCTTCAGGAAAAACGGACGTCATGCACCAGCAGAAAGGCCGTGtggaacaaatattacaaagataaggtcTGTTCATATTTGGGCATTATAAttgagtag